A section of the Jaculus jaculus isolate mJacJac1 chromosome 6, mJacJac1.mat.Y.cur, whole genome shotgun sequence genome encodes:
- the Krr1 gene encoding KRR1 small subunit processome component homolog, with the protein MASSSVRAPVPAAGKGEFPNEKSKPENRDEAELLTVPDGWKEPVFSKDDNPRGLLEESSFATLFPKYREAYLKECWPLVQKALNEHHVSATLDLIEGSMTVCTTKKTFDPYIIIRARDLIKLLARSVAFEQAVRILQDDVACDIIKIGSLVRNKERFVKRRQRLIGPKASTLKALELLTNCYIMVQGNTVSAIGPFNGLKEVRKVVLDTMKNIHPIYNIKTLMIKRELAKDSELRTQSWERFLPQFKHKNVNKRKEPKKKTVKKEYTPFPPPQPESQIDKELASGEYFLKANQKKRQKMEAIKAKQAEALSKRQEERNKAFIPPKEKPLVKPKEASTESKLDVAAIKEKVKKAKGKKLGALTAEEVKLKMEADEKKKKRKK; encoded by the exons ATGGCGTCCTCCTCGGTGAGAGCTCCTGTCCCGGCGGCTGGAAAAGGTGAATTTCCCAATGAGAAGTCTAAGCCCGAGAACCGAG atGAAGCAGAACTCCTCACTGTTCCTGATGGTTGGAAGGAGCCGGTGTTCTCTAAAGATGATAATCCCAGAGGACTCTTGGAAGAAAGCAGTTTTGCAACTTTGTTTCCAAAATACAGAGAAGCTTATCTGAAAGAATGTTGGCCTTTGGTGCAGAAAGCCTTGAATGAAcat CATGTTAGTGCAACCCTGGATTTGATTGAGGGCAGCATGACCGTTTGTACCACAAAGAAGACTTTTGATCCATACATCATCATTAGAGCCAGAGACCTAATAAAGCTGTTAGCAAGGAGTGTTGCATTTGAACAG GCAGTACGAATTCTTCAGGATGATGTTGCCTGTGACATTATTAAAATAGGCTCTTTAGTAAGGAATAAGGAAAGGTTTGTAAAGAGAAGACAGCGGCTTATTGGTCCCAAAGCATCTACATTGAAG GCATTGGAACTCTTAACAAACTGTTACATTATGGTTCAGGGAAATACTGTCTCAGCCATTGGACCTTTTAATGGCCTAAAGGAG GTTCGAAAAGTAGTCCTAGATACCATGAAGAATATTCATCCCATTTACAACATTAAA accttaatgaTTAAACGAGAGTTAGCAAAGGATTCTGAATTACGAACACAAAGTTGGGAAAGATTTTTGCCACAGTTCAAACATAAAAATGTGAATAAACGcaaggaaccaaagaagaaaactgtTAAGAAGGAGTATACACCGTTCCCACCACCACAGCCAGAAAGTCAG ATTGATAAAGAACTGGCTAGTGGTGAGTACTTTTTGAAGGCAAATCAGAAGAAACGGCAGAAAATGGAAGCAATAAAG GCTAAACAGGCAGAAGCACTTAGTAAGAGAcaagaggaaagaaacaaagcaTTTATTCCACCTAAAGAAAAGCcacttgtgaaacctaaggaag CTTCTACTGAGAGTAAACTCGATGTGGCTGCCATCAAGGAGAAGGTCAAGAAAGCAAAGGGAAAGAAACTTGGAGCTCTCACCGCTGAAGAAGTGAAGCTGAAGATGGAAGcagatgagaagaaaaagaagagaaaaaagtaa